One window of the Archangium primigenium genome contains the following:
- a CDS encoding OmpA family protein — translation MSHAKPCSARHLTGHLRLATVVALLFAPASFAQPSGLPSFELERLELNPNGKGSLVLGTGDLLPQGGYRVSLAGHYQRNPLVFYLDGSRVGALVSDRVTAHLLLAWAPLRWLEVNAQLPLVAWQRGDDLTAQRLGRPATTGLGTPVVAARVGLLSQVRDAPLDLALELGAGLPLGSADTLSRDTPLRLSPKVMAGRRFGRWRAGAEAGVLLRSSVLLNEDGNIQDEPGSELRLGVGVASTGPRLRGELNVRGAVPLSRQGGSVEVLAGLRLPVNETTEVYALGGPGFGSTPGTPLFRVLLGVAFGRTDLASDLARLDDDGDGIRNGEDACPYEAGPASRQGCPLKDQDGDGVEDAQDACPTQAGPAERGGCPLKDQDGDEVADDLDNCPTEKGLPSNQGCPAQEPQFVVITKDKIEIKESVFFATNEAIIQERSFTMLDQLARVIQRHPEIKAIVVEGHSDTQGNAEANRKLSLARARSVKTYLEGKGVEGSRLEAKGYGPDRPIATNDTPEGRAANRRVEFTIITAPQGAPERKPGS, via the coding sequence ATGAGTCACGCGAAGCCTTGCTCCGCGAGGCATCTGACAGGACACCTGCGTCTGGCCACCGTGGTGGCCCTGCTGTTCGCCCCGGCCTCGTTCGCCCAACCCTCGGGCCTGCCCTCCTTCGAGTTGGAGCGCCTGGAGCTCAACCCCAACGGGAAGGGCTCGCTGGTGCTGGGCACGGGCGACCTGCTGCCCCAGGGTGGCTACCGTGTCTCGCTGGCCGGGCACTACCAGCGCAATCCGCTGGTGTTCTACCTGGACGGCTCGCGCGTGGGCGCGCTGGTGTCCGACCGTGTCACGGCGCACCTGCTGCTGGCCTGGGCGCCCCTGCGCTGGCTCGAAGTGAATGCCCAGTTGCCCCTGGTGGCCTGGCAGCGCGGAGACGACCTGACGGCCCAGCGCCTGGGCCGCCCCGCCACGACGGGCCTGGGCACGCCGGTGGTGGCCGCGCGGGTGGGGCTGCTCTCGCAGGTGCGGGACGCGCCCCTGGACCTGGCCCTGGAATTGGGTGCGGGCCTGCCGTTGGGCAGCGCGGACACGCTGTCGCGCGACACGCCCCTGCGGCTGTCGCCCAAGGTGATGGCGGGCCGCCGCTTCGGCCGGTGGCGCGCGGGCGCGGAGGCGGGCGTCCTGCTGCGCTCCTCCGTGCTGCTCAACGAGGATGGCAACATCCAGGACGAGCCGGGCTCGGAGTTGCGCCTGGGCGTGGGCGTGGCCTCCACGGGGCCTCGGCTGCGCGGTGAGCTCAACGTCCGGGGCGCGGTGCCGCTGTCCCGGCAGGGGGGCTCCGTGGAGGTGCTCGCCGGTCTGCGCCTGCCCGTCAACGAGACCACCGAGGTCTACGCCCTGGGCGGTCCGGGCTTCGGCTCGACGCCGGGCACGCCCCTGTTCCGGGTGCTGCTGGGCGTGGCCTTCGGACGCACGGATCTGGCGTCGGACCTGGCGCGCCTGGACGACGACGGCGACGGCATCCGCAACGGCGAGGACGCCTGCCCGTACGAGGCGGGTCCGGCGTCGCGTCAGGGCTGCCCGCTGAAGGATCAGGATGGCGATGGCGTGGAGGACGCACAGGACGCCTGCCCGACGCAGGCCGGCCCGGCGGAGCGCGGCGGCTGCCCGCTGAAGGATCAGGACGGGGACGAGGTGGCGGACGACCTGGACAACTGCCCCACCGAGAAGGGCCTTCCGAGCAATCAGGGCTGCCCGGCGCAGGAGCCCCAGTTCGTGGTCATCACCAAGGACAAGATCGAGATCAAGGAGTCGGTCTTCTTCGCCACCAACGAGGCTATCATCCAGGAGCGCTCCTTCACGATGCTGGACCAGCTCGCGCGGGTCATCCAGCGGCACCCGGAGATCAAGGCGATCGTCGTGGAGGGCCACTCGGACACGCAGGGCAACGCCGAGGCCAACCGCAAGCTGTCGCTCGCGCGGGCGCGCTCGGTGAAGACGTACCTGGAGGGCAAGGGCGTGGAGGGCTCGCGCCTGGAGGCCAAGGGCTACGGCCCCGACCGGCCCATCGCCACCAATGACACCCCCGAGGGTCGCGCGGCCAACCGCCGCGTGGAGTTCACCATCATCACGGCGCCCCAGGGCGCGCCGGAAAGGAAGCCGGGCTCATGA
- a CDS encoding M20/M25/M40 family metallo-hydrolase, translating into MHALSLREDRFLEVLRRLIALTPRLQNNPAASLVPEERLAARVVLDALAPHIQSGFLQAESLAAPGCEARPSLVLTVKGTGEGSVGFVGAHFDVVPADAKAEGWERDPFTLWEGPGGLLYGRGVTDCLGHVAVLTDLLAQLAEHGVRPRRTLKVVLISNEEASELPGLGLGYVAEQGRLRDLVGQPVYWLDSANFGPTVGTGGISLWELKVKGVGGHSGMPQNCVNALELGMAASLELARWFHARFPATADEKTWGFLSSSSLKATVVEGANTKESKIPAEVLLRGDLRLTPFHDLQEVRAEVVRFMRELDARLERGEAPEGFPRIRTAAGQRGALEFRFLGEGMEGIACRLDSPGLHALQDAMRAVRGVEPTPFSLTGSLPLVKDLQRQGCDVQITGFGEMAYYHAPNEQARLEDFRQGFSILRELLTRL; encoded by the coding sequence ATGCACGCGCTCTCGCTTCGTGAAGACCGTTTCCTGGAGGTGCTCCGGCGCCTCATCGCCCTGACGCCGAGGTTGCAGAACAACCCGGCCGCCAGCCTGGTGCCCGAGGAGCGGCTCGCGGCCCGGGTGGTGCTGGACGCCCTGGCGCCCCACATCCAGAGCGGCTTCCTCCAGGCCGAGTCCCTCGCGGCGCCGGGGTGCGAGGCACGTCCCAGTCTGGTCCTCACCGTGAAGGGCACTGGCGAGGGCTCGGTGGGTTTCGTGGGCGCGCACTTCGACGTGGTCCCCGCGGACGCGAAGGCCGAGGGGTGGGAGCGCGATCCCTTCACCTTGTGGGAGGGCCCCGGCGGCCTCCTCTACGGGCGCGGCGTCACCGACTGCCTGGGCCACGTGGCGGTGCTGACGGACCTGCTGGCGCAGCTCGCCGAGCACGGGGTGCGCCCGCGCCGCACGCTCAAGGTGGTGCTCATCTCCAACGAGGAGGCCTCGGAGCTGCCGGGGCTGGGCCTGGGCTACGTGGCCGAGCAGGGTCGGCTCCGGGACCTGGTGGGCCAGCCCGTGTACTGGCTGGACAGCGCCAACTTTGGCCCCACCGTGGGCACGGGCGGCATCTCGCTGTGGGAGCTCAAGGTGAAGGGCGTGGGTGGGCACTCGGGCATGCCCCAGAACTGCGTCAACGCGCTGGAGCTGGGCATGGCCGCGTCGCTGGAGCTGGCCCGCTGGTTCCACGCGCGTTTTCCCGCCACCGCTGACGAGAAGACCTGGGGCTTCCTCTCCTCCTCCAGCCTCAAGGCCACCGTGGTGGAGGGCGCCAATACCAAGGAGTCGAAGATCCCCGCCGAGGTGCTCCTGCGCGGCGACCTGCGCCTCACGCCCTTCCACGACCTGCAGGAGGTGCGCGCGGAGGTGGTGCGCTTCATGCGGGAGCTGGATGCGCGCCTCGAGCGCGGCGAGGCGCCCGAGGGCTTCCCCCGCATCCGGACGGCGGCGGGCCAGCGCGGCGCGCTCGAGTTCCGCTTCCTGGGCGAGGGCATGGAGGGCATCGCCTGCAGGTTGGACTCCCCGGGCCTGCACGCGCTCCAGGATGCGATGCGCGCGGTGCGGGGCGTGGAGCCCACGCCGTTCTCGCTCACCGGCTCGCTGCCGCTGGTGAAGGATCTGCAACGCCAGGGCTGTGACGTGCAGATCACCGGCTTCGGGGAGATGGCGTACTACCACGCGCCCAACGAGCAGGCCCGGCTGGAGGACTTCCGCCAGGGCTTCTCCATCCTCCGCGAGCTGCTCACGCGACTGTGA
- a CDS encoding DUF3969 family protein — protein sequence MELSLRARGADDAQMLITIAALGMCRALTSGTLNSEYACQRLFGPALLTRLNQMNACDELRLAIHMATELEDVANLVPDKLANALADIEGELMKALARLSAEWPAGEKWLVRAET from the coding sequence ATGGAACTGTCTCTCCGCGCAAGAGGGGCCGATGATGCGCAGATGCTCATCACCATCGCCGCTCTTGGGATGTGTCGAGCGCTGACCTCCGGAACTCTGAATTCGGAGTACGCTTGTCAGCGGCTTTTCGGGCCGGCCTTGCTGACGCGCCTCAACCAAATGAACGCGTGTGATGAGCTTCGGCTCGCCATCCACATGGCCACCGAGCTCGAAGATGTCGCGAACCTCGTTCCGGACAAATTGGCCAATGCGCTCGCAGACATCGAGGGCGAGTTGATGAAAGCGCTGGCACGGCTCTCCGCGGAATGGCCCGCTGGAGAAAAATGGTTGGTGCGTGCCGAGACATGA
- a CDS encoding Ca2+-dependent phosphoinositide-specific phospholipase C: MKTHLPVVLSSLLFLLGPGAEAQPLYNEVRQKSAHNSYQRDEALLDQLVYHRVRSIEFDIHNGKTSWSKTSGNWYVYHADVVDHETTCHRFSDCLDELRAFHLANPQHEVVTVWVDLKDTFESGRQPQDLDARITAHLPSAWLFKPSDLLAACPGATSLQAAVTGACHWPSTQALQGRFLIALTGGDVSSSTTKLNTYVANGATATSRVAFIAPDLTQASAVGAKNYGVVFNLKNEDATLASTVYQAGFISRVWGVNDATSFSRAVTAKANHIGTDKVNLHQDPWTVTHNARGWPFGCIESWPCAGYQEPGDVLGVEVNSQDIWSGADSFLFASESNGAVTTTTWTAAVNTPNSHVEEWAKGCLMARESTAANARYFAVCRAADRNKPRIQYRASAGGSSSAADVDLVPADTVDPESVTFLRLTVQYDGAQTCASGYGSQNGATWKLIGSRCFSGLLGQQGVAASSHGGGTVKFLFSGLKKGATPYRQGSFPSKGAVGSGVNGGRVFDGIF, encoded by the coding sequence ATGAAGACCCACCTGCCCGTCGTCCTCTCGTCCCTGCTGTTCCTGCTCGGCCCGGGCGCCGAGGCCCAACCGCTCTACAACGAGGTGCGCCAGAAGTCGGCGCACAACTCCTATCAACGCGACGAGGCGCTGCTCGATCAGCTCGTCTATCACCGCGTGCGGTCGATCGAGTTCGACATCCACAATGGCAAGACGAGCTGGTCCAAGACGTCGGGCAACTGGTACGTCTACCACGCGGATGTCGTCGACCATGAGACCACGTGCCACCGGTTCTCGGACTGTCTGGACGAGCTGCGCGCCTTCCACCTCGCCAACCCCCAGCACGAGGTGGTGACGGTCTGGGTGGACCTCAAGGACACTTTCGAGTCCGGCCGTCAGCCGCAGGACCTGGATGCCCGTATCACCGCGCACCTGCCCTCGGCGTGGCTGTTCAAGCCGTCGGACCTGCTGGCCGCCTGCCCGGGCGCCACGAGCCTCCAGGCGGCGGTGACGGGCGCCTGCCATTGGCCCTCCACCCAGGCGCTCCAGGGCCGGTTTCTCATCGCCCTCACCGGTGGGGACGTGTCCTCGTCCACCACCAAGCTCAACACCTACGTGGCCAATGGCGCCACGGCCACCAGCCGCGTGGCCTTCATCGCCCCGGATCTCACCCAGGCCTCGGCGGTGGGCGCGAAGAACTACGGGGTCGTCTTCAATTTGAAGAACGAGGACGCCACCCTGGCGTCCACCGTGTACCAGGCGGGCTTCATCAGCCGGGTGTGGGGCGTGAATGACGCGACGTCGTTCAGCCGGGCGGTGACGGCGAAGGCCAACCACATCGGCACGGACAAGGTGAACCTCCACCAGGACCCCTGGACGGTGACGCACAACGCGCGCGGGTGGCCCTTCGGGTGCATCGAGTCCTGGCCCTGCGCGGGCTACCAGGAGCCGGGCGACGTCCTCGGTGTCGAGGTGAACTCCCAGGACATCTGGAGCGGCGCGGACAGCTTCCTGTTCGCCTCCGAGTCCAACGGCGCGGTGACGACGACCACCTGGACGGCGGCGGTGAACACCCCCAACAGCCACGTGGAGGAGTGGGCCAAGGGCTGTCTGATGGCGCGCGAGAGCACGGCCGCCAACGCGCGCTACTTCGCGGTGTGCCGCGCGGCGGACCGCAACAAGCCGCGCATCCAGTACCGCGCGAGCGCGGGGGGCTCCTCCTCCGCGGCGGACGTGGACCTCGTGCCCGCGGACACGGTGGACCCGGAGAGCGTGACGTTCCTGCGCCTCACGGTGCAGTACGACGGGGCGCAGACGTGCGCGTCGGGGTACGGCTCGCAGAACGGCGCCACGTGGAAGCTCATCGGCTCGCGCTGCTTCTCCGGACTGCTGGGCCAGCAGGGCGTGGCGGCAAGCTCCCACGGCGGCGGAACGGTGAAGTTCCTCTTCTCCGGCCTGAAGAAGGGCGCCACGCCCTACCGGCAGGGCTCCTTCCCGTCCAAGGGGGCGGTGGGCAGCGGGGTGAACGGGGGCCGCGTCTTCGACGGCATCTTCTGA
- a CDS encoding SH3 domain-containing protein: MSDSGKSSKELWSFLFDEPQKKLSSAFPPVSKQSPQWNTKLHVKVKGDVPVRDNFSVSGQVQGFGIVYKPEGVNLREKPSPGARVLKHLTFNTRVFVDSTSNGWYFVTTDDGRFGYCVDTHIRTNMPEPQAKVHWVQHGDSALLLSTGTTEAKPNGETITAST; encoded by the coding sequence ATGTCAGACTCAGGAAAGTCATCCAAGGAGCTTTGGTCCTTTCTTTTTGACGAGCCCCAAAAGAAATTGAGTTCCGCATTCCCGCCTGTCTCCAAGCAAAGCCCTCAATGGAATACAAAACTCCATGTGAAGGTGAAGGGCGACGTTCCAGTCCGAGACAACTTCTCGGTCAGTGGGCAGGTTCAGGGCTTTGGCATCGTGTACAAGCCAGAGGGCGTCAATCTACGAGAAAAGCCATCGCCTGGCGCGCGAGTGCTGAAGCACCTGACTTTCAACACCCGCGTCTTCGTCGACTCAACCAGTAACGGCTGGTACTTCGTCACGACTGATGATGGGCGATTCGGCTACTGCGTGGACACGCACATCCGCACGAACATGCCCGAGCCCCAAGCGAAAGTTCACTGGGTTCAACATGGCGATTCGGCGCTCCTGCTCTCCACCGGTACTACGGAGGCAAAGCCCAATGGGGAAACGATCACCGCTTCTACGTGA
- a CDS encoding GIY-YIG nuclease family protein, with amino-acid sequence MIWALALRARWEKAQQSLAEVEQKFTSYRADALTEQLRLKQEVSKKVEAVEAESARERKAVQAESLAERERLKREVSKRLSQVDAELLLERKKAKAEAEQARAYFEEEFRKALATYEPLLRFQGLANAEQETKQALDEALKLASLLKQQADTFSTASKARSAIELQEASHKLKELRAEADSILGKATHDARRILDEAHKSAERVAGNAYIALREKDSLEQAVRAIRNVIEGYGDRYVVPTRSLLDELSSDFGHLEAGVKLKSARDQSRRMVEEGHAAECDYAEAKRKETAIRFVIDAFNGRVDGILSRTRSDNHGTLEQEIRDAFALVNLNGEAFRNARILEAYLSARLEELKWAVTAQELRLREREEQRRIQEQIREEEKARREAERVMKEAQKEEEVLAKALEKARAEVESASAEERARIQQKVDELNRRLAEAEAKNVRAKSMAEQTRSGNVYIISNVGSFGDGILKIGMTRRLDPMDRVYELGDASVPFEFDVHAMITADDAPSLERELHKHFEDRRLNRVNLRKEFFRVSVLELRDLVAAKGLQASFTMAAEAREYRESLAMAQRGAVGAVGGPTAEMR; translated from the coding sequence ATGATTTGGGCGCTCGCGTTACGAGCACGGTGGGAAAAGGCGCAGCAATCATTAGCGGAAGTCGAACAGAAGTTCACAAGCTACCGGGCGGATGCGCTTACCGAACAGCTGCGTCTCAAGCAGGAGGTCAGCAAAAAAGTCGAGGCCGTGGAGGCGGAGTCAGCGCGCGAGCGTAAAGCCGTACAAGCTGAATCCCTTGCCGAGCGGGAGCGGCTCAAACGGGAGGTCAGCAAAAGGCTCAGTCAAGTGGATGCGGAGCTGCTGCTTGAGCGGAAAAAGGCGAAAGCCGAAGCAGAACAGGCTCGAGCCTATTTCGAGGAAGAATTCAGAAAGGCCCTGGCGACCTATGAACCTCTGTTGAGGTTCCAAGGGCTCGCGAACGCGGAACAAGAAACCAAGCAAGCTCTCGACGAGGCGCTCAAGCTCGCAAGTCTCCTCAAACAGCAGGCTGACACCTTTTCCACGGCATCCAAAGCCCGAAGCGCAATCGAGCTTCAAGAGGCAAGCCACAAGCTCAAGGAACTGCGAGCAGAAGCGGACTCCATCCTCGGCAAGGCAACCCACGATGCGCGAAGGATCTTGGACGAAGCCCATAAGAGCGCTGAACGGGTTGCGGGAAATGCGTACATCGCCCTGCGGGAGAAGGATTCGTTGGAGCAGGCTGTCCGCGCGATCCGCAACGTCATTGAAGGCTATGGAGACAGGTACGTCGTTCCAACGCGAAGCCTTCTCGATGAACTGTCTTCGGACTTTGGCCATCTGGAGGCAGGCGTCAAGTTGAAGTCGGCCCGGGATCAGTCCCGACGCATGGTCGAGGAAGGACACGCCGCGGAATGTGACTATGCGGAAGCCAAGCGGAAAGAAACCGCGATCCGATTCGTCATCGACGCATTCAATGGTCGCGTAGACGGAATTCTCTCAAGGACCCGGAGCGACAATCACGGAACGCTTGAGCAGGAGATTCGGGACGCCTTCGCTTTGGTCAACCTCAACGGAGAGGCCTTCCGCAATGCACGAATCCTGGAGGCGTACCTTTCGGCGAGGCTCGAAGAGCTGAAGTGGGCAGTGACGGCGCAGGAACTCCGCCTGCGTGAGCGGGAGGAGCAGCGCCGGATCCAGGAACAGATTCGAGAGGAAGAGAAGGCGCGACGCGAAGCGGAGCGCGTCATGAAGGAGGCGCAAAAAGAGGAAGAGGTCTTGGCCAAAGCACTGGAGAAGGCGCGTGCCGAAGTCGAGTCCGCGTCGGCCGAAGAGCGTGCCCGCATTCAGCAGAAGGTCGACGAGTTGAACCGACGATTGGCGGAAGCAGAAGCCAAGAATGTCAGAGCGAAGTCGATGGCCGAGCAAACACGCTCCGGCAACGTGTACATCATCTCGAATGTGGGGTCCTTCGGAGATGGCATTTTGAAAATTGGGATGACCCGCCGTCTCGATCCGATGGATCGCGTCTACGAACTGGGCGATGCCTCCGTTCCGTTCGAGTTCGATGTGCACGCGATGATCACGGCCGACGATGCCCCCAGCCTGGAGCGCGAGCTTCATAAGCACTTCGAGGATCGAAGGCTCAATCGCGTCAACCTCAGGAAGGAGTTCTTCCGGGTCTCTGTCCTCGAACTGCGAGACCTCGTGGCGGCCAAAGGACTCCAGGCCTCATTCACGATGGCGGCAGAGGCGCGCGAGTACCGGGAATCGTTGGCGATGGCTCAACGCGGCGCGGTGGGTGCTGTTGGCGGACCTACCGCCGAGATGCGTTGA
- the agmC gene encoding adventurous gliding motility protein AgmC, whose protein sequence is MRTPFTRKGLPLVGLLVLGSTGASAGPDTVGVGSGRNGALTVSANGTLVNAYAPLTAPVARKALALPVGPCVGNVSGACFAEGDLVLVFQTTGLTPPPVSGDRAALELSASAVGRWEFARVTAVTPTSLGLSVPLVRDYPVAGTQVIRVPEYTTVTVAAGASITASPWNGGLGGVVALLATGTVENQGTISADIAGFRGGQYVAKDLSARGCSGLDEGAAGGAQKGEGLAGPDRYGSTQTGRGNVANGAGGAVCFRSGGGGGGNGGEGGQGGRTDATDGSRDVGGLGGAALVADPLTQLLLGGGGGAGHGTSASGVGGGVGGGAVFLRATQLTGPGSLSASGGSGGTVQDGGSGGGAGGALYVRIVRTAGCGISNASGGIGSTSSSPRVGPGGGGGGGRVLFQSEAGATCDLLSTGASSGGQQVPADGSYGAQAGSSSTPTQYTYGFIIPEAPVVTAPASGLYTNNPRPRITGSAPVYPQRAPALTEVILLIDGEEVGRVTTAADGSFSFDLPQDLAEGAHTVRAVTAVDAVQSLESNATPFIVDITPPETQVSGPRGAIQDRNPRVEYGANEEGVTYTCSLDGGEFVPCPADGVFADLPDGPHSVQVRARDRAGNEDPRGATLNFIVAVADRALLGDGLGCSATGGGGALFGFGLSALTLALRRRRREHMRNG, encoded by the coding sequence ATGAGGACTCCATTCACGCGGAAGGGGCTGCCCCTGGTGGGCCTGCTCGTGCTGGGCTCGACCGGCGCGAGCGCGGGGCCGGACACCGTGGGCGTGGGCTCGGGGCGCAATGGCGCGCTCACCGTGTCCGCCAACGGCACCCTCGTCAACGCCTACGCGCCGCTGACGGCGCCCGTGGCGCGCAAGGCGCTCGCCCTGCCGGTGGGCCCCTGCGTGGGCAACGTGAGCGGCGCCTGTTTCGCCGAGGGTGACCTGGTGCTCGTCTTCCAGACCACGGGCCTCACGCCCCCGCCCGTGTCGGGAGACCGCGCGGCGCTCGAGCTGAGCGCCTCCGCCGTGGGGCGCTGGGAGTTCGCCCGGGTCACCGCGGTGACGCCCACGTCCCTGGGGCTCTCCGTGCCGCTCGTGCGGGACTACCCGGTCGCGGGCACCCAGGTCATCCGGGTGCCGGAGTACACCACCGTCACCGTCGCCGCGGGCGCGAGTATCACCGCCTCGCCCTGGAACGGTGGCCTGGGCGGCGTGGTGGCGTTGCTCGCCACGGGCACCGTGGAGAACCAGGGCACCATCTCCGCGGACATCGCCGGCTTCCGGGGCGGCCAGTACGTGGCCAAGGATCTGTCCGCGCGCGGCTGCTCGGGGCTGGATGAGGGCGCGGCCGGAGGCGCCCAGAAGGGCGAGGGCCTCGCGGGACCGGATCGCTACGGCTCCACCCAGACGGGGCGGGGCAACGTGGCCAACGGCGCGGGCGGCGCGGTGTGCTTCCGCTCGGGCGGTGGGGGTGGCGGCAACGGGGGCGAGGGCGGGCAGGGCGGCCGCACGGACGCCACGGATGGTTCCCGCGACGTGGGCGGTCTGGGCGGCGCGGCGCTCGTCGCGGACCCGTTGACCCAGCTGCTGTTGGGCGGTGGCGGCGGCGCGGGCCACGGCACGTCCGCCTCGGGAGTGGGCGGGGGCGTCGGAGGCGGAGCCGTCTTCCTGCGCGCCACCCAGCTCACGGGCCCGGGCTCGCTGAGCGCCTCGGGTGGCTCGGGCGGCACGGTGCAGGATGGTGGCAGTGGCGGAGGGGCGGGGGGCGCGCTCTACGTGCGCATCGTCCGCACGGCCGGGTGTGGCATCTCCAACGCGAGCGGTGGCATTGGCAGCACCTCGTCCTCGCCGCGCGTGGGTCCGGGCGGAGGCGGAGGCGGCGGCCGGGTGCTCTTCCAATCGGAAGCTGGAGCCACCTGTGACCTGCTCTCCACGGGCGCCTCCTCGGGGGGACAACAAGTCCCCGCGGACGGCTCCTACGGCGCCCAGGCGGGTTCCTCCAGCACGCCCACCCAGTACACCTACGGCTTCATCATCCCCGAGGCTCCCGTGGTCACCGCTCCGGCGAGCGGCCTCTACACGAACAACCCGCGGCCCCGCATCACGGGCTCCGCCCCCGTCTATCCGCAGCGCGCTCCCGCGCTCACCGAGGTCATCCTCCTCATCGACGGCGAGGAGGTGGGCCGCGTGACGACGGCCGCGGATGGCTCGTTCAGCTTCGACCTGCCCCAGGACCTGGCCGAGGGCGCGCACACGGTGCGGGCCGTCACGGCGGTGGATGCCGTGCAGAGCTTGGAGAGCAACGCCACTCCCTTCATCGTGGACATCACCCCGCCGGAGACCCAGGTGTCCGGGCCTCGGGGCGCCATCCAGGACCGCAACCCGCGCGTGGAGTACGGCGCGAACGAGGAGGGGGTGACCTACACGTGCAGCCTGGACGGCGGGGAGTTCGTCCCCTGTCCCGCCGATGGCGTCTTCGCGGACCTGCCGGATGGGCCGCACTCGGTCCAGGTCCGGGCCCGGGATCGCGCGGGCAATGAGGATCCGCGCGGCGCCACCCTGAACTTCATCGTGGCGGTGGCGGACCGCGCGCTGCTCGGGGATGGCCTTGGCTGCTCGGCCACGGGCGGTGGCGGCGCGCTCTTCGGGTTCGGCCTGAGCGCGCTCACCCTGGCCCTGCGTCGTCGGCGGCGTGAGCACATGCGGAACGGCTGA
- a CDS encoding serine/threonine protein kinase, translating to MEQSTRERFGRYEMVSKLGRGGMAETWRARLLGAAGVTKPVLIKKVLTEYANDDSFIAMFISEARISATLSHGNIAQVFDFGRADGEFFLAMEFVDGQPLHRVMKRALKTGLQGIPTALAVFIALEMCRGLHYAHTRRDDKGVPLGIVHRDISPDNVLLSYEGQVKIVDFGIAKARALRNFQTEPGVVKGKYLFFSPEQARGEEVDARTDVWATGVVLYELLCGKLPVSGPAYTAMPKIVDGAFPSPRELNPEVPEELDDIVMRALAVDADERFESCHAFGDALAGFLYTSAPRFSSMSVSYLLQELFREDLEAEGREVHVPKSFLEELSLWRQGRTEPRGLKATPAPRAASPAPDEAHVTTAEQPATEWPRGLVPALGVGAALVGALLLFLHRETPPPASLGALQPLPRTAPAAPPPETAARPEPPKVAPPVQAPPREDPLSPTETLAAAPPPRTAAPKQEPGTHVPKPPVARKRDTPSNTDTASLHARGLRLIQTRDYREAEKTLWQCIQADPYFAPCYMLLGSAVARLGRSAEGASYYRTFLRLAPNSDKAPQVRMLVEQYDKDQASR from the coding sequence ATGGAGCAATCGACGCGGGAACGATTCGGCCGGTACGAGATGGTGTCCAAGCTCGGCCGGGGCGGCATGGCCGAGACCTGGCGGGCCCGGCTGCTGGGGGCCGCCGGCGTCACCAAGCCCGTGCTCATCAAGAAGGTGTTGACCGAGTACGCCAACGACGACTCCTTCATCGCCATGTTCATCAGCGAGGCGCGCATCTCCGCCACGCTCTCGCACGGCAACATCGCCCAGGTCTTCGACTTCGGCCGGGCGGACGGCGAGTTCTTCCTCGCCATGGAGTTCGTGGACGGCCAGCCCCTGCACCGGGTGATGAAGCGCGCCCTCAAGACGGGGCTGCAGGGCATCCCCACGGCCCTCGCGGTCTTCATCGCGCTGGAGATGTGCCGGGGCCTGCACTACGCGCACACGCGCCGGGACGACAAGGGCGTGCCCCTGGGCATCGTCCACCGGGACATCTCCCCGGACAACGTGCTGCTGAGCTACGAGGGCCAGGTCAAGATCGTGGACTTCGGCATCGCCAAGGCCCGCGCCCTGCGCAACTTCCAGACGGAGCCCGGCGTGGTGAAGGGCAAGTACCTCTTCTTCTCGCCGGAGCAGGCCCGGGGTGAGGAGGTGGACGCGCGCACGGACGTGTGGGCCACGGGCGTCGTGCTCTACGAGTTGCTGTGCGGCAAGCTGCCCGTCTCCGGCCCCGCGTACACGGCGATGCCGAAGATCGTGGATGGGGCCTTCCCCTCGCCCCGGGAGCTCAACCCGGAGGTGCCCGAGGAGCTGGACGACATCGTCATGCGCGCGCTCGCGGTGGATGCCGACGAGCGCTTCGAGTCCTGCCACGCCTTTGGCGACGCGCTCGCGGGCTTCCTCTACACCTCCGCGCCGCGCTTCTCCTCCATGTCGGTGTCGTACCTGCTGCAGGAGCTCTTCCGCGAGGACCTGGAGGCCGAGGGCCGGGAGGTCCACGTCCCCAAATCCTTCCTCGAGGAGCTGTCACTGTGGCGCCAGGGCCGGACCGAGCCGCGAGGGCTCAAGGCCACCCCCGCGCCTCGCGCTGCCTCACCGGCTCCAGACGAAGCGCATGTGACCACCGCCGAGCAACCCGCCACCGAGTGGCCTCGCGGGCTCGTTCCCGCCTTGGGGGTGGGCGCCGCGTTGGTGGGTGCCCTGCTCCTGTTCCTGCACCGCGAGACACCTCCCCCGGCCTCTCTCGGCGCGCTCCAACCCCTGCCCCGCACGGCCCCCGCCGCCCCGCCCCCCGAGACCGCCGCGCGTCCCGAGCCGCCGAAGGTGGCCCCGCCCGTCCAGGCCCCCCCGCGCGAAGACCCTCTCTCGCCCACCGAGACCCTCGCCGCCGCGCCGCCCCCTCGGACCGCGGCCCCCAAGCAAGAGCCCGGGACCCATGTCCCCAAGCCCCCCGTGGCGCGCAAGCGCGACACCCCCTCCAACACCGACACCGCGTCCCTCCACGCGCGAGGGCTGCGGCTGATCCAAACGCGCGACTACAGGGAGGCCGAGAAGACCCTCTGGCAATGCATCCAAGCCGATCCCTATTTCGCGCCCTGCTACATGCTCCTGGGGTCCGCGGTCGCCCGCTTGGGCCGTTCCGCGGAGGGGGCGAGTTATTACCGGACCTTCCTCCGCCTGGCGCCCAACAGCGACAAGGCGCCCCAGGTCAGGATGCTGGTGGAGCAATACGACAAGGACCAGGCCTCGCGCTGA